The proteins below come from a single Serratia ficaria genomic window:
- a CDS encoding DUF2778 domain-containing protein, which translates to MFSVFSGNKHYTNQPGCTDVPNNGAIPAGTYWIVDRPSGGLKSQAMTLFKDLVTNVDHNIWFALYRDDGTINDRTWINGVMRGQFRLHPIGPLGLSEGCITFYSQNEFSRLRAALLKAKTVKVPGTRLRAYGTIEIKGYEKICAVSR; encoded by the coding sequence ATGTTTTCCGTTTTTTCTGGCAACAAGCACTATACAAACCAGCCTGGTTGCACAGATGTTCCCAATAACGGAGCTATCCCTGCCGGTACCTATTGGATTGTAGATAGGCCCTCCGGTGGCTTAAAGTCGCAGGCGATGACCCTATTTAAGGACCTTGTAACTAACGTGGATCACAATATCTGGTTTGCTTTATACCGTGACGATGGAACAATTAACGATAGAACGTGGATTAACGGCGTTATGCGCGGGCAGTTCAGGTTGCATCCTATCGGTCCTCTGGGGTTATCAGAAGGGTGTATAACCTTCTATTCCCAGAACGAATTCAGTCGATTGCGAGCCGCGCTGTTGAAAGCCAAAACGGTAAAAGTTCCCGGTACCAGACTACGGGCTTATGGCACTATTGAGATTAAAGGTTATGAAAAAATCTGCGCTGTTTCTCGCTAA